A genomic region of Bactrocera dorsalis isolate Fly_Bdor chromosome 3, ASM2337382v1, whole genome shotgun sequence contains the following coding sequences:
- the LOC125777710 gene encoding chymotrypsin inhibitor-like — protein MDKKICFIFLMIFAFVTAMALASPQDSGASCGPNAQYTTCGTACPPRCGDNPSELICIAKCVPGCQCNSGYVLNNAGQCVTRSQC, from the exons ATGGACAAGAAGATATGTTTTATTTTCCTCATGATTTTTGCATTCGTTACGGCTATGGCATTAGCAAGCCCACAGGATTCGG GCGCTTCTTGCGGCCCAAATGCACAGTATACCACATGCGGCACTGCTTGTCCGCCCAGATGCGGTGATAATCCTTCGGAGCTAATTTGCATAGCAAAATGCGTCCCCGGCTGCCAGTGCAATTCAGGATATGTGCTGAACAATGCTGGCCAATGTGTGACGAGAAGTCAATGTTAG
- the LOC125777708 gene encoding chymotrypsin inhibitor-like isoform X1: protein MRNNIIIILMIFASFKAMAVARPQDSGISCGPNAEFTTCGAYCEPTCYPSPYPISADCLQICRVGCQCNSGYLLNNVGECVLISEC, encoded by the exons ATGCGCAACAATATCATTATTATCCTCATGATTTTTGCATCCTTCAAGGCCATGGCAGTAGCACGACCGCAAGATTCGG GCATTTCGTGCGGTCCAAATGCAGAATTCACCACATGCGGCGCCTATTGCGAGCCCACATGCTATCCCAGTCCGTATCCAATTAGCGCAGATTGCCTGCAAATATGCCGCGTCGGCTGCCAGTGCAATTCAGGATATTTGCTGAACAATGTTGGGGAATGTGTGTTGATCAGTGAATGTTAa
- the LOC125777707 gene encoding venom serine protease inhibitor-like, with the protein MQFRYKRGSNRHRQGSITQLFERNFYILLISKMGNKICFIFLMIFASFTAMALALPQDSGASCGPNAQYTTCGTACPPSCSDDPSVPTACIAVCVPGCQCNSGYVLNNAGQCVTRSEC; encoded by the exons ATGCAATTCAGATATAAAAGAGGGTCTAACCGCCACAGACAAGGTAGTATTACACAGCTTTTCGAACGTAATTTCTATATACTTCTGATTTCTAAAATGGGCAATAAGATCTGTTTTATTTTCCTCATGATTTTTGCATCCTTTACGGCTATGGCATTAGCACTTCCACAGGATTCGG GCGCTTCTTGCGGCCCAAATGCACAGTATACAACATGCGGCACCGCTTGTCCGCCCAGTTGCAGTGATGATCCTTCGGTGCCCACAGCTTGCATAGCAGTATGCGTCCCGGGCTGTCAGTGCAATTCAGGATATGTGCTGAACAATGCTGGCCAATGTGTTACGAGAAGTGAATGTTAG